One window of the Chryseobacterium sp. CY350 genome contains the following:
- a CDS encoding phosphohydrolase, producing the protein MTKEELLHKAIKIADKAHKGQKDKYHAPYIAHVMRVMEYGKTMDEKIVGVLHDVVEDNPQDFSIEFLRNEGFPEYILYAVSCLTKYDPDEIYDDFVKRTERSPLAVAVKLNDLRDNMDLRRVNRELTSKDIHRFNKYLKAYRYLSEKY; encoded by the coding sequence ATGACAAAAGAAGAACTTCTACATAAAGCCATAAAAATAGCTGATAAAGCACATAAAGGTCAAAAAGATAAATACCATGCTCCATATATTGCTCACGTAATGCGTGTTATGGAATATGGCAAAACCATGGACGAAAAAATTGTCGGAGTTCTCCACGATGTTGTTGAGGATAATCCACAAGATTTCAGTATTGAATTTTTAAGAAACGAAGGTTTCCCCGAATATATTTTATATGCTGTAAGTTGCCTTACGAAATATGATCCGGATGAAATTTACGATGACTTTGTAAAGAGAACTGAAAGATCGCCCTTGGCAGTTGCAGTAAAACTAAATGATCTGCGCGATAATATGGATCTGAGAAGAGTAAACCGTGAGTTGACTTCTAAAGACATTCACCGATTCAATAAATATCTGAAAGCTTACCGGTATTTATCTGAGAAATACTAA
- a CDS encoding DUF2490 domain-containing protein — protein MKLITSLGFVLTMSLFSAQEHISAFNALTVTYKFHPKFFLYAEGQMRGIEEYTYPDYYEIKGGLGYNLTKNHKPFVGLGRYATYKDHAIDKEEFRIWLQDVIDFKKGIVKFENRFRVEKSWFYEPKTDKNSERMRYRYRLNISVPLNSKKIAPGTLFANVYDEVFFVTPMKPSFSRNRLYGGFGYQADEIFGIVTGYLWQREFDAKGNKNVHFVYLALNINIDDTKNNETKTYHFPGAD, from the coding sequence ATGAAACTTATTACAAGTCTTGGTTTTGTTTTGACGATGAGTCTTTTTAGCGCTCAGGAACACATTTCAGCTTTTAATGCTTTGACTGTAACGTATAAGTTTCATCCAAAATTCTTTCTCTACGCAGAAGGGCAGATGAGAGGGATTGAAGAATATACTTATCCTGATTATTACGAAATAAAAGGTGGTTTGGGGTACAATCTGACCAAAAATCACAAACCATTCGTAGGTTTGGGAAGATACGCGACTTATAAAGATCACGCGATCGATAAAGAAGAATTCAGGATCTGGCTTCAGGATGTTATCGACTTTAAAAAAGGAATCGTAAAATTTGAAAATCGTTTCCGTGTAGAAAAATCTTGGTTTTACGAACCTAAGACCGATAAAAATTCTGAAAGAATGCGTTATCGTTACCGTTTAAATATTTCTGTCCCGTTAAACTCAAAAAAAATAGCACCTGGTACTTTGTTTGCCAATGTTTATGATGAAGTTTTCTTCGTAACACCGATGAAGCCTTCATTTTCGCGAAACCGTCTGTATGGTGGTTTTGGTTATCAGGCAGATGAGATTTTTGGGATTGTAACTGGCTATCTCTGGCAGAGAGAATTTGATGCGAAGGGAAACAAAAATGTACATTTTGTATATTTAGCACTCAACATCAATATTGACGATACAAAAAATAACGAAACAAAAACATATCATTTCCCGGGAGCAGATTAG
- a CDS encoding MarR family winged helix-turn-helix transcriptional regulator: MDNNKEKTENVDLILKQTWLAVSKMYTELAQEHDSTAVQALTLLKIDPKEGTRSTNLGPKMAIEPTSLTRIIKLLEDNGYIYKEKTTTDKREVIIKLTDKGLSSRNMSKEVVVNFNKKVMEKIAPEKLETFKEVMTEIMKIAADLNNRK; this comes from the coding sequence ATGGATAACAATAAAGAAAAAACAGAGAATGTTGATCTTATTCTAAAACAAACTTGGTTGGCCGTTTCAAAAATGTACACTGAGCTTGCTCAGGAGCATGATTCTACAGCGGTTCAAGCTCTTACGTTACTAAAAATTGATCCCAAAGAAGGAACGAGGAGTACAAATCTAGGTCCCAAAATGGCGATTGAGCCTACTTCGCTCACAAGAATTATTAAACTTCTTGAAGATAACGGATACATTTATAAAGAAAAAACCACTACCGATAAGCGTGAAGTAATTATAAAGCTTACTGATAAAGGTTTAAGCTCAAGAAATATGTCTAAGGAAGTTGTCGTGAATTTTAATAAAAAGGTGATGGAGAAGATCGCTCCCGAAAAACTTGAAACTTTTAAAGAGGTCATGACTGAAATTATGAAAATAGCAGCTGATCTAAACAACAGAAAATAG
- a CDS encoding thiolase family protein — translation MKQAYIIKGFRTAVGKAPKGSLRFTRPDVMAATVIEKLMAAVPQLDKDRVDDLIVGNAMPEAEQGLNVARLISLMGLNTDKVPGVTVNRYCASGSEAIAIASAKIQAGMADCIIAGGTESMSYIPMGGYKPVPETDIAKSNPDYYWGMGYTAEEVAKQFNISREEQDQFAFESHQKALKANQEGKFANQIVPIPVEYNFLDENQKMQTKKFDFSVDEGPRLDTSLQGLAKLKPVFANGGSVTAGNSSQMSDGAAFVIVMSEEMVKELGLEPEARLVAYAAAGLEPRIMGMGPIYAIPKALKQAGLELKDIELIELNEAFASQSVAIKKELNLNPDILNVNGGAIALGHPLGCTGTKLTVQLLDEMRKRGNKYGMVSMCVGTGQGAASIFELL, via the coding sequence ATGAAACAAGCATATATAATAAAGGGTTTTAGAACTGCCGTTGGAAAAGCTCCAAAAGGTAGTCTAAGATTCACAAGACCCGATGTAATGGCAGCAACTGTCATAGAAAAATTAATGGCAGCAGTTCCACAGTTAGATAAAGACAGAGTGGATGATTTAATCGTTGGAAACGCAATGCCAGAAGCTGAACAGGGATTAAATGTTGCACGTTTAATTTCTCTTATGGGATTAAATACAGACAAAGTTCCCGGAGTTACCGTAAATAGGTATTGTGCATCAGGAAGTGAAGCAATTGCGATCGCGTCTGCAAAAATTCAGGCAGGAATGGCTGATTGTATTATCGCAGGTGGTACAGAATCAATGTCTTACATTCCAATGGGTGGTTACAAACCAGTTCCTGAAACAGACATCGCAAAGTCTAACCCAGATTATTATTGGGGAATGGGCTACACCGCAGAAGAAGTAGCAAAACAATTTAATATTTCAAGAGAAGAACAGGATCAATTTGCGTTCGAATCTCATCAGAAAGCTTTAAAAGCGAATCAGGAAGGTAAATTTGCCAATCAAATAGTTCCGATTCCTGTTGAATATAATTTTTTAGATGAAAATCAAAAAATGCAGACCAAAAAGTTTGACTTTTCAGTAGATGAAGGTCCAAGATTAGACACCTCTTTGCAAGGTTTGGCTAAATTAAAGCCTGTATTCGCAAACGGAGGTTCAGTTACAGCAGGAAACTCTTCGCAAATGAGTGACGGAGCAGCTTTTGTGATCGTAATGTCTGAAGAAATGGTGAAAGAACTTGGTCTGGAACCTGAAGCAAGATTGGTCGCGTATGCAGCAGCAGGCTTAGAACCAAGAATTATGGGAATGGGACCGATTTATGCAATTCCAAAAGCTCTGAAACAAGCTGGTTTAGAACTAAAAGATATTGAATTGATCGAATTAAATGAAGCATTTGCCTCACAATCTGTTGCGATTAAAAAAGAATTAAACTTAAATCCTGATATTTTGAATGTCAACGGAGGCGCAATAGCACTCGGCCATCCACTTGGTTGTACGGGAACAAAATTAACCGTTCAGCTTCTTGATGAAATGAGAAAGCGTGGAAATAAATACGGAATGGTTTCTATGTGTGTGGGGACTGGACAGGGAGCAGCTTCGATCTTTGAGCTTCTATAG
- a CDS encoding ABC transporter ATP-binding protein: MHLKINHANIGYDKTLISDANADLNLGEVCLLIGNNGVGKTTLIKSILHQISLLKGEIFIDNKNVKNLSVKEIAKNIAVVFSKSTIPQNYTVEDLISLGKYIYYPFYFELKNNDREEVREIIQELDLSQYTNTLLKNLSDGNLQKAFIGRAITQNSQIIILDEPTTHLDEKNKLIILKTLRKLAKQQNKIILFSSHDWRLAKEFADKMWYIKDHHLYSGIVEDVLLQHDELTDVSLFQINDDFVAPSIDSPLIQKEMLYSLLQKNFQKDLSSFNFRLNESIWEISHHYNLYKCESFEEIVKLIANLH, encoded by the coding sequence ATGCACCTAAAAATCAATCATGCCAATATAGGTTACGACAAAACTTTAATTTCAGATGCAAATGCAGATTTGAATTTAGGAGAAGTATGTCTCTTGATTGGTAACAATGGTGTAGGAAAAACCACTTTAATTAAATCAATTCTCCATCAAATTTCTTTATTAAAGGGAGAAATTTTTATTGATAATAAAAATGTAAAAAATCTTTCAGTAAAAGAGATTGCTAAAAATATTGCTGTTGTTTTTTCAAAATCAACCATTCCGCAAAATTATACTGTTGAAGATCTTATTTCTTTGGGAAAATACATCTACTATCCTTTTTATTTTGAATTGAAAAATAATGACAGAGAGGAAGTTAGAGAGATTATTCAGGAATTAGATTTAAGTCAATATACAAATACACTGCTCAAAAATCTTTCAGATGGAAACCTGCAGAAAGCATTTATAGGAAGAGCTATTACACAAAATTCTCAGATTATTATTCTGGATGAGCCGACAACACATCTTGATGAAAAAAATAAACTCATCATCCTCAAAACGCTTAGAAAATTAGCAAAACAACAAAACAAAATTATCTTATTTTCTTCCCATGACTGGAGGTTGGCAAAAGAATTTGCCGATAAAATGTGGTATATAAAAGACCACCATTTGTATTCTGGCATTGTGGAAGATGTTCTGCTACAACACGACGAGCTTACCGATGTTTCGCTATTTCAGATTAATGATGATTTTGTTGCACCTTCTATAGATTCTCCTCTAATTCAGAAGGAAATGCTGTATTCCTTGCTTCAAAAAAACTTTCAAAAAGATTTATCATCCTTCAACTTTAGATTAAATGAATCAATTTGGGAGATTTCGCATCACTATAATTTGTACAAATGTGAATCTTTTGAAGAAATAGTCAAATTAATTGCAAACCTTCATTAA
- a CDS encoding four helix bundle protein — MNDFKRHNFKKLKIWQMGLELSKFTLDLTDTFPAYEKYGLKSQMDRCSISIPSNIAEGSSRTNKSFSHFLDISLGSSFELQTQIMLANHRKYLSDERSEFFEIKIEEFQKATMVFQNTLKA; from the coding sequence ATGAATGATTTTAAAAGGCACAATTTTAAAAAACTTAAAATTTGGCAGATGGGTTTGGAGTTATCAAAATTTACATTAGATCTTACAGATACTTTTCCAGCTTATGAAAAATATGGTTTGAAGAGTCAAATGGACAGATGTTCAATCTCAATCCCATCAAATATAGCTGAAGGTTCAAGCAGAACAAACAAGTCTTTTAGTCATTTTTTAGATATTTCTTTAGGCTCATCGTTTGAATTGCAGACACAAATAATGCTGGCAAATCATAGAAAATATTTATCTGATGAAAGAAGTGAATTTTTTGAAATTAAAATCGAAGAATTTCAAAAAGCAACAATGGTATTTCAGAACACATTAAAAGCATAA
- a CDS encoding TonB-dependent receptor plug domain-containing protein, with protein MIKKLGATIFLCSLCSLNAQEKMVDIDSIEIQGKFISTPYKNANQNISVITKDDILNSPATSIDEILQQIPGMDIRRRGANGVQSDIGFRGSSFEQVLLLLNGIRMNDSQTGHNSMNVPVDLDDVERIEIIKGPAARRFGQNAFAGAINIITKAKPGKRVKIGGELGDYKSYGLGINANFGNEKFSNLLQANSNSSQGYRHNTDFEMRNVFYQNQLKIKDGSIRLQAGISEKKFGANGFYSSPAATEQYEELQASIVSLAYQQDFGKLKLNSNVYWRRGQDMYLFNREKPEIYRNMHIGNNVGGEVNSSYTSNLGTTGLGVELRKEFLASNNLGHRERFVSQVFFEHHLSLLDKKLNITPGISWANYSNEGNFFYPGLDVGYTFYENNKIYGNISKVHRVPTFTDLYYSSKTEKGNENLLPESAVYAEIGYQYQTKNILAKASGFYRSSSDAIDWMKNSLQDPIWYAQNIGDTEIKGIEIELGHQVFDWMKYTLGYTYLDNKFKDFNNGYSRYILDNLKHQFVAKLNTKFLKNFTNELIYRYNDRENLGSYHLLDEKLSFTKNDLSVYILINNVTDSDYTETFGVPMPQRWFHLGFSYNINIK; from the coding sequence ATGATAAAAAAGCTGGGAGCCACAATCTTTCTTTGCTCATTATGTTCGCTGAACGCTCAGGAAAAAATGGTGGATATAGATTCTATAGAAATCCAAGGGAAATTTATTTCTACGCCTTATAAAAATGCCAACCAAAATATTTCTGTCATCACCAAAGATGATATTTTAAATTCACCAGCAACAAGCATCGACGAGATTCTTCAGCAGATTCCCGGCATGGATATCAGAAGAAGAGGAGCGAATGGAGTACAGAGTGATATTGGCTTTCGCGGCAGCTCTTTTGAGCAGGTTCTACTGCTTTTGAATGGGATCAGAATGAATGATTCTCAAACCGGTCATAACTCAATGAATGTTCCTGTAGATCTGGATGATGTTGAAAGAATTGAAATCATCAAAGGTCCTGCAGCAAGACGTTTCGGGCAAAATGCTTTTGCGGGAGCCATCAACATTATAACTAAAGCAAAACCGGGAAAACGTGTCAAAATAGGCGGTGAACTTGGTGATTACAAATCTTATGGTTTGGGAATTAATGCGAATTTTGGCAACGAAAAATTTTCAAACCTGCTACAGGCAAACTCTAATTCTTCGCAAGGATACCGACACAATACTGATTTTGAAATGAGAAATGTCTTTTATCAGAATCAATTAAAAATAAAAGATGGAAGCATCCGATTACAAGCAGGAATTTCAGAGAAAAAATTCGGAGCCAATGGTTTTTATTCTTCTCCTGCCGCAACAGAGCAGTATGAAGAACTTCAGGCCTCAATCGTAAGTTTGGCTTATCAACAAGACTTCGGAAAATTAAAATTAAATTCAAATGTGTATTGGCGAAGAGGGCAGGATATGTATCTTTTTAACAGAGAAAAGCCAGAAATCTACAGAAATATGCACATCGGAAACAATGTGGGAGGCGAAGTAAACTCGAGCTACACATCAAATCTAGGAACTACAGGTTTGGGGGTAGAATTAAGAAAGGAATTTTTGGCAAGTAATAATTTAGGACATAGAGAACGTTTTGTTTCTCAGGTTTTCTTCGAGCATCATTTGTCTCTTTTAGATAAGAAATTAAATATTACACCAGGAATTTCATGGGCAAATTATTCGAATGAAGGTAACTTCTTCTATCCGGGATTAGATGTTGGATATACTTTCTACGAAAACAATAAAATCTACGGAAATATCTCGAAAGTTCACCGCGTACCTACTTTTACCGATCTTTATTATTCTAGCAAAACAGAAAAAGGAAACGAAAATCTTCTTCCTGAAAGCGCCGTATATGCTGAAATCGGATATCAATATCAGACAAAAAACATTCTGGCAAAAGCGAGTGGTTTCTACCGAAGTTCAAGTGACGCCATCGACTGGATGAAAAATTCATTGCAAGATCCTATATGGTACGCTCAAAATATTGGTGACACCGAAATTAAAGGTATTGAAATAGAGTTGGGACATCAGGTTTTTGACTGGATGAAATATACTCTAGGTTATACTTATCTTGATAATAAATTTAAAGATTTTAATAACGGATATTCACGGTATATTCTTGATAATCTGAAACATCAGTTTGTAGCAAAATTAAATACTAAATTTTTGAAAAACTTCACCAACGAATTGATCTATAGATACAATGATCGTGAAAATTTAGGAAGTTATCATCTTTTAGATGAAAAATTAAGTTTTACAAAAAATGATCTTTCAGTTTATATCTTAATTAATAATGTAACAGATTCTGATTATACTGAAACGTTTGGAGTACCGATGCCGCAGCGCTGGTTTCACTTAGGATTTTCATACAATATTAATATTAAGTAA
- a CDS encoding acyl-CoA dehydrogenase family protein — MSNLKGGEFLIKEVSANEIFTLEELSEEQKMLRDSAKEFIDREVIPHHERFEKKDYALTEETMRKLGEMGLLGITVPEEYGGLGMGFVSTMLACDYVSGGNGSLATAYGAHTGIGTLPTLLYGSEELKKKYLPDLATGTKFGAYCLTEPDAGSDANSGKTRAKLSEDGKHYIINGQKMWISNAGFADTFTLFAKIDDDKNITGFVINRSELEDPNSLSFGEEEHKLGIRSSSTRQVFFNDMKIPVENMLGERNNGFKIALNALNVGRIKLAAANLDGQRRILNHSIQYSNERKQFGVSISTFGAIRKKIAEMATGVFVSEAGSYRLAKDVEDKIQELVSGGMDHQQAELKGVEEFAVEASILKVYVSDLTQNTADEGIQVYGGMGFSEDTPMEAAWRDARIGRIYEGTNEINRLLAVGMLIKRAMKGELDLLSPAMAISKELMGIPSFEVPDYSAFMSEEKAIIANLKKVFLMVSGAALQKYMMDIEKQQHLLLNASEILNQIYMAESAVLRAEKHFSADSVEAAMAQLNLYKAIDKIISAAKEGIVSFAEGDEQRMMLSGLRRFTKYTNSPNVVSLTEKVASHFITKGHY; from the coding sequence ATGTCAAATTTAAAAGGCGGCGAATTTCTTATTAAAGAAGTTTCTGCAAACGAAATCTTCACTTTAGAAGAACTTTCAGAAGAACAAAAAATGCTTCGTGATTCTGCAAAAGAATTTATCGACAGAGAGGTTATTCCTCACCACGAGCGTTTTGAGAAAAAAGATTATGCACTCACTGAAGAGACAATGCGCAAATTGGGCGAAATGGGACTTCTTGGAATTACCGTTCCTGAAGAATATGGCGGACTTGGGATGGGATTCGTCAGTACAATGTTGGCTTGTGATTACGTATCTGGTGGAAACGGTTCATTAGCAACCGCTTACGGGGCTCATACGGGAATCGGAACATTGCCTACTCTTCTATATGGAAGTGAAGAACTAAAAAAGAAATACCTTCCAGACTTAGCTACAGGAACAAAATTCGGTGCTTATTGCTTGACAGAACCTGATGCTGGTTCTGATGCAAATTCCGGGAAAACAAGAGCGAAATTGTCTGAAGATGGAAAACATTACATCATTAACGGACAAAAAATGTGGATTTCTAACGCAGGTTTTGCAGATACATTCACCTTGTTCGCAAAGATTGATGATGATAAAAACATAACAGGTTTTGTAATTAACCGCTCAGAATTGGAAGACCCGAACAGCTTATCTTTCGGGGAAGAAGAACACAAACTTGGTATCCGTTCGTCTTCTACTCGTCAGGTTTTCTTTAATGACATGAAAATTCCTGTGGAAAATATGCTAGGCGAGAGAAATAATGGTTTTAAAATCGCTTTGAATGCATTAAATGTAGGCAGAATTAAATTAGCTGCTGCAAATCTTGACGGACAGAGAAGAATTTTGAACCACTCTATTCAATATTCAAATGAGAGAAAACAATTTGGGGTTTCTATCTCGACCTTTGGAGCAATCAGAAAGAAAATTGCTGAAATGGCGACCGGCGTTTTCGTAAGTGAAGCGGGTTCTTACCGTTTGGCAAAAGATGTTGAGGATAAAATCCAGGAATTAGTTTCCGGAGGAATGGATCATCAACAGGCTGAATTAAAAGGTGTTGAAGAATTTGCTGTAGAAGCTTCCATTCTTAAAGTATATGTTTCTGATCTTACTCAGAATACTGCAGATGAAGGAATTCAGGTATATGGAGGAATGGGATTCTCGGAAGATACTCCGATGGAAGCTGCATGGAGAGATGCCAGAATTGGAAGAATCTATGAAGGGACAAATGAGATCAACAGACTTCTCGCAGTAGGAATGCTGATAAAGAGAGCGATGAAAGGAGAATTAGATCTACTTTCTCCCGCTATGGCGATCAGCAAAGAATTGATGGGAATTCCATCATTTGAAGTTCCAGACTATTCAGCATTTATGAGTGAAGAAAAAGCAATCATTGCCAATCTTAAGAAAGTTTTCTTAATGGTTTCTGGTGCTGCTCTTCAAAAATACATGATGGATATAGAGAAGCAACAACATCTATTGCTTAATGCTTCAGAAATTCTTAATCAAATCTACATGGCAGAATCTGCAGTTTTAAGAGCAGAAAAACATTTTTCTGCTGATTCTGTGGAAGCAGCAATGGCTCAGTTAAATCTATATAAAGCAATCGATAAAATTATTTCTGCTGCAAAAGAAGGAATAGTTTCCTTTGCTGAAGGCGATGAGCAGAGAATGATGCTTTCAGGATTGAGAAGATTTACCAAGTATACGAATAGCCCGAATGTTGTTTCTTTAACTGAAAAAGTAGCTTCGCACTTCATCACGAAAGGTCATTACTAA
- a CDS encoding 3-hydroxyacyl-CoA dehydrogenase/enoyl-CoA hydratase family protein: MKRRIKHVTVLGSGIMGSGIAAHFANIGVQVSLLDIVPFELNDSEQKKGLTKDDKAVRNRIASENFEKLKKASPALLYSPKFAERIKVGNFDDDLAKIKDTDWVIEVVVEKLDIKKSVYEKIEQFRKPGTLVSSNTSGIPINMLVEGRSDDFKKYFAGTHFFNPVRYLPLLEVIPTRETDPEIVDFYMSYGSKFLGKTTVLAKDTPAFIANRIGVFSMMDLLHNVQKLGLNVSDVDKLTGPIIGRPKSATFRTADVVGLDTLVMVASGVRDSGVEKNDFYDVFALPEYVQKMVGNKWLGSKTEQGFYKKVKGSDGKSEIHGLNLDTLEYELQGKSSFPTLELTKNIDKPIDRFKVLIGGKDKAGELYRKSLGALFAYVSHKVPEISDEVYKIDDAMRAGFGWENGPFEIWDAVGVQKGIELSKDAGYEVSDWVKNVESFYKVNEDGQSIFFDKNSGNYNNIPGQESFIILDNIRKNKTLWSNSGSSIEDLGDGIINFEIRSKMNSLGGEVLDGLNRAIDLAEKEYDGLVIGNQGANFSVGANLAMILMMAIEQDWDDLNMAIAYFQKSMMRVRYSSIPVVVAPHGMTLGGGCEMTMHADRVVAAAETYVGLVETGVGVIPGGGGTKEFALRTSREFHTDDVKNNRLREAFMNIAMGKVATSAYEAYDMGILEKGKDVVVVDKKRQIMTAKMMAKSLAEHGYTQPIEQTVKVLGKDALGMFYVGTDQMLTGNFISKHDKLIADKLANVLVGGNLSEPTVVTEQYLLNLERETFLQLCGERKTLERIQFMLQKGKPLRN, translated from the coding sequence ATGAAAAGACGAATCAAACACGTAACAGTTTTAGGTTCAGGGATTATGGGAAGCGGTATTGCTGCACACTTTGCCAACATCGGCGTGCAGGTTTCATTGCTCGACATTGTTCCGTTTGAATTGAATGACTCCGAACAGAAAAAAGGTTTGACAAAGGATGATAAAGCAGTTCGAAACAGAATTGCTTCAGAAAACTTTGAAAAACTGAAGAAAGCAAGTCCTGCACTACTCTATTCTCCGAAGTTTGCAGAACGTATTAAAGTGGGAAATTTTGATGACGATTTAGCAAAAATAAAAGATACCGACTGGGTTATTGAAGTTGTTGTCGAAAAACTTGACATTAAAAAGTCAGTTTACGAAAAAATTGAACAGTTCAGAAAGCCAGGAACGTTGGTTTCTTCCAACACTTCAGGAATTCCAATTAATATGTTGGTGGAAGGAAGAAGTGATGATTTTAAAAAATATTTTGCTGGAACGCACTTTTTTAATCCTGTGCGATATTTGCCGCTTTTGGAAGTCATTCCAACAAGAGAAACTGATCCCGAAATTGTAGATTTCTATATGTCTTACGGATCAAAATTTCTTGGCAAAACTACGGTTTTAGCTAAAGATACTCCAGCTTTCATCGCCAACAGAATTGGAGTTTTCTCGATGATGGATCTTCTTCATAATGTTCAGAAATTAGGTCTAAATGTTTCTGATGTTGACAAATTAACAGGTCCTATTATCGGGCGTCCGAAATCTGCAACTTTCAGAACAGCTGATGTTGTTGGTCTTGATACATTGGTGATGGTGGCGAGTGGCGTTCGTGACAGCGGCGTCGAAAAAAATGATTTTTATGACGTTTTTGCTCTTCCGGAATATGTACAGAAAATGGTTGGCAATAAATGGCTAGGATCAAAAACTGAACAGGGCTTTTATAAAAAAGTAAAAGGTAGTGACGGGAAATCTGAAATTCACGGATTAAATCTTGACACCTTAGAATATGAACTTCAGGGAAAATCTTCTTTCCCGACTTTAGAATTAACGAAAAATATCGACAAACCAATTGACCGTTTCAAAGTATTAATTGGTGGTAAAGATAAAGCAGGAGAATTATATAGAAAATCTCTGGGAGCGTTATTTGCTTACGTCTCTCACAAAGTCCCTGAAATTTCTGATGAAGTTTATAAAATCGATGATGCGATGAGAGCAGGTTTCGGTTGGGAAAACGGACCTTTCGAAATTTGGGATGCCGTTGGAGTTCAGAAAGGAATCGAATTGTCTAAGGACGCCGGATATGAAGTATCTGATTGGGTGAAAAATGTAGAATCTTTCTATAAAGTAAATGAGGACGGACAAAGTATTTTCTTTGATAAAAACTCAGGAAACTACAACAATATCCCGGGTCAGGAATCATTTATCATTCTAGATAATATCAGAAAAAACAAAACCCTTTGGAGTAATTCCGGTTCTTCAATTGAAGATTTGGGAGACGGAATTATCAATTTTGAGATCCGTTCTAAAATGAATTCTTTAGGTGGCGAAGTTTTAGATGGTTTGAACAGAGCGATTGATTTAGCTGAAAAAGAATACGATGGATTAGTTATCGGAAACCAGGGTGCAAATTTCTCTGTAGGAGCCAATTTAGCAATGATTTTAATGATGGCTATTGAGCAGGATTGGGATGATCTGAATATGGCAATTGCGTATTTCCAGAAATCAATGATGAGAGTTCGTTATTCTTCAATTCCTGTCGTAGTTGCTCCTCACGGTATGACGTTAGGCGGTGGTTGCGAAATGACTATGCACGCAGACAGAGTTGTCGCAGCCGCAGAAACTTATGTAGGACTTGTTGAAACCGGAGTTGGTGTAATTCCTGGTGGTGGTGGAACGAAAGAGTTTGCTCTTAGAACCTCAAGAGAATTTCATACTGATGATGTGAAAAACAACAGACTTCGTGAAGCATTTATGAATATTGCGATGGGTAAAGTTGCAACTTCAGCTTATGAAGCGTATGATATGGGAATTCTTGAAAAAGGAAAAGATGTTGTGGTTGTTGATAAAAAGCGTCAGATCATGACTGCTAAAATGATGGCGAAAAGTTTGGCAGAACACGGATATACTCAGCCAATCGAACAAACTGTAAAAGTTCTGGGGAAAGATGCTTTAGGAATGTTCTACGTGGGGACAGATCAAATGTTGACAGGAAATTTCATCTCAAAACATGATAAACTCATCGCTGATAAATTAGCAAATGTTTTAGTGGGCGGAAATCTTTCGGAACCCACTGTTGTAACCGAACAATATTTACTGAATTTAGAAAGAGAGACTTTCTTACAGCTTTGTGGGGAAAGAAAAACTCTGGAGAGAATTCAGTTTATGTTGCAAAAAGGGAAACCGCTTCGTAATTAG